The Deltaproteobacteria bacterium genome window below encodes:
- a CDS encoding amidohydrolase family protein — protein sequence DVVLHMATLGGAKVLGLDKEIGSLEVGKKADIIILDLNRPHLQPIYNITSQLVYSATGADVRDVIIDGQLIMQDRKLLTLDEENIIKKMQEIKGKILQRVSH from the coding sequence GATGTGGTCCTGCACATGGCCACTCTGGGCGGGGCAAAGGTTTTGGGTCTGGACAAGGAGATCGGTTCTCTAGAAGTGGGCAAAAAAGCGGATATTATCATCCTGGATTTAAATCGCCCTCATCTCCAGCCCATTTACAACATCACTTCGCAGCTGGTCTATTCGGCCACGGGTGCGGATGTGCGCGATGTGATCATCGACGGCCAACTGATCATGCAAGACCGCAAACTCCTCACCCTCGACGAAGAAAATATCATCAAAAAAATGCAAGAAATCAAGGGAAAGATCCTGCAAAGGGTTTCTCATTGA
- a CDS encoding amidohydrolase has translation MEIGHGEAPSIPAGLYLDGRDCLVMPGLVNAHTHAAMALFRGLADDLPLKVWLEEHIFPAEGRWVDSDFVYWGTLLACAEMIRSGTTTFADGYFFEEQVARAVQQAGLRAILGQGILDFPTPDSPSPAESLKKAEDFLQHYSTSSLIHPALFPHSVYTSSPGLLGQCQDLADRYGVPMIIHLAETRSEVEEISQKYGKRPVNHMESLGLLSPSLIACHCVWLTEAEMDLLARRGVKVVHNPESNMKLASGVAPIPELLAKGVTVGLGTDGCASNNNLDLFQEMDSAAKLHKVHRLDPTVMPSDVVLHMATLGGAKVLGLDKEIGSLEVGKKADIIILDLNRPHLQPIYNITSHLVYSATGADVRDVIIDGRIIMRDRKLLTLDENEILRKAQEWKKKIIL, from the coding sequence ATGGAGATAGGTCACGGGGAAGCCCCTTCCATTCCTGCCGGCTTATATCTTGACGGCCGAGACTGCCTGGTCATGCCTGGACTGGTGAACGCCCACACCCACGCCGCTATGGCCCTCTTCCGGGGGCTGGCCGATGACCTTCCGTTAAAAGTCTGGCTGGAAGAACATATCTTTCCTGCCGAAGGAAGATGGGTGGATTCAGATTTCGTCTACTGGGGAACGCTCCTGGCCTGCGCGGAAATGATTCGCTCTGGAACTACCACTTTTGCCGACGGATATTTTTTCGAAGAACAGGTAGCCCGGGCAGTGCAACAGGCTGGACTGCGGGCAATCTTGGGCCAAGGAATTCTGGATTTTCCCACTCCGGACTCTCCTTCCCCGGCCGAATCCTTAAAGAAGGCTGAAGATTTCCTCCAGCACTACAGTACCTCTTCCCTCATTCATCCTGCCCTGTTCCCCCATTCTGTGTACACCTCTTCTCCCGGGCTTTTGGGGCAGTGTCAGGATTTGGCGGATCGGTATGGAGTTCCCATGATCATCCATCTGGCCGAGACCCGCAGCGAAGTTGAAGAAATTTCTCAAAAATATGGCAAAAGACCAGTAAATCATATGGAAAGTTTAGGACTTTTATCCCCATCCCTGATCGCCTGCCACTGCGTCTGGCTGACCGAAGCCGAAATGGACCTCCTGGCCCGCCGGGGAGTAAAGGTCGTCCATAACCCCGAATCCAACATGAAGCTGGCTTCCGGGGTTGCTCCTATCCCGGAACTCCTGGCCAAAGGAGTTACGGTGGGACTGGGGACGGATGGCTGCGCCAGCAACAACAACCTGGACCTCTTTCAGGAAATGGACTCGGCGGCCAAGCTGCACAAAGTGCACCGGCTGGACCCCACGGTGATGCCATCCGATGTGGTCCTGCACATGGCCACTCTGGGCGGGGCAAAGGTTTTGGGTCTGGACAAGGAGATCGGTTCTCTAGAAGTGGGCAAAAAAGCGGATATTATCATCCTGGATTTAAATCGCCCTCATCTCCAGCCTATCTACAACATCACTTCGCATCTGGTCTATTCGGCCACGGGTGCGGATGTGCGCGATGTGATCATCGACGGCAGAATTATCATGCGGGATCGGAAACTGCTAACCCTCGACGAAAATGAAATCCTCCGCAAAGCTCAAGAGTGGAAAAAAAAGATAATCCTGTAA